The following is a genomic window from Geobacillus subterraneus.
GTTGACGACAAGCACAATGCTGGTGCACCGCTCATCGCCATCGAACACTTTCAGCGTCCGGACGATGAGCGGCTCGCCGCCAAGTTCAATAAATTGCTTGTTCATGCCGGCGTTCATCCGCTTCCCTTGTCCGGCCGCCAATACGATCGCTTCGTAGTTCATTGGACGTTTCCCCTGTTCTTTTTACAGCGCCTTTTGCAGCAGTTTCAGTTTGGCAAAAATCATTCTCCCCGCAGATGTTTGTAACACGCTCGTGACCAAAACGTCAACCCGTTTGCCGATATATTCTTTGCCATCTTCAACAACGATCATTGTCCCATCATCCAAATAGGCGACACCTTGGTTATGCTCTTTCCCGTCTTTGATGACGTGCACGTTCAACTCTTCGCCCGGCAGCACGACCGGTTTGACGGCGTTCGCTAAATCGTTGATATTGAGGACGCGCACGTTTTGCAGCTCACACACTTTGTTTAAGTTGAAATCGTTCGTGACGACCACACCTTGGAGTTGTTTCGCCAACTTAACGAGCTTGCTGTCGACTTCTTGGACGTCACTAAAATCCGCTTCGTGAATCTCCACTTTCATCGCCATCTCTTTTTGGATGCGGTTTAAAATATCCAAACCACGGCGGCCGCGGTTTCGCTTTAGCACGTCGGAAGAATCAGCGATATGCTGGAGCTCCTCTAATACAAAACGGGGGATAACAAGCGGCCCTTCGAGAAACCCGGTTTGACAAATGTCTGCGATCCGCCCGTCAATGATGACGCTCGTATCTAAAATTTTTACCGCTCCGCCTTTCGGCGCTTCGTTTTCCACTTCTCCGCCTTTTTTCTTCGTCATTCGATTGGAAAGAGAAAATAAGTTCATCAGCTCATTCCGTTTCTTTAACCCAACGCGAAATCCTAAATAGCCAAGCAGCACGGTCAAAAAAATCGGCAACACCGTATTCAACACTTGAATGCGAAACGACTGCAACGGCATAACGACTAAAAACGCGATAATAAGACCAAAAATCAGCCCGATACTGCCAAAGAGCACGTCAGCGGCCGGCGCCTTTACCAGCGTTTCCTCAGCCCAACGGACCATATCGACGACATAATCGACAAGCCAAAACGTCAACAAAAAGAAAACAACCGCGCCTAACACCGCCAACGTATAGGAATTATTGACAAGCGGCATGTCGCTTACATTCAACAGCTCAAGCAAATCGGGCAAAAACATGGCCCCCAACGTTCCGCCCACCGCGAGAAAAAATAATTGTACAACGCGTTTGACCATCGGCTCATCTTCACCTCCCTACCTAACATTATAAACAGTTTCCAATGTTTGAAACCAATTGGAAGGCAATTTTTAACCATTTTTGAACATTTGACACCTACTTGTAATCATAAGCGACGGGTGCCCGTGCAGCGGGCCGATTTGCTTCAACCCCCACTATATTTCTTACGTCCATCTAGAGAAAAAGGTTCGGTCATTTGATTCGGTTTATAACATCGTATGCTCGAGCGCCTCGGCCACATGCGAAACACCGATCACGTTGACGCCTGCAGGCGGCTGCCAGCCAGTCAAATTGTTGTTCGGCACAATGACGCGGGAAAACCCTAATTTGACAGCCTCTTGCACGCGTTGTTCAATGCGGGAAACACGGCGCACCTCCCCGGTCAAGCCGACCTCACCGATAATGACATCGGCCGGGTTGGTTGGCCGATCGCGGAAACTCGAGGCGATGCTGACAGCGACCGCCAAATCGATGGCCGGTTCGTCAAGCTTTACCCCGCCAGCCACCTTCAAATAGGCGTCCTGGTTTTGCAACAGCAGACCGACCCGCTTTTCAAGCACGGCCATGAGCAGCGATACGCGGCTATGGTCGAGGCCGGTCGCCATCCGCCTTGGATTGCCGAAACTCGTCGGCGAAACGAGCGCCTGAATTTCAACGAGCACCGGGCGCGTCCCTTCCATCGCCGCGACAACCGTCGAGCCAGCCGCCCCGCGCGACCGCTCTTCCAAAAACACTTCCGACGGGTTTTCCACCTCTCGCAGCCCGATGTCACGCATTTCAAAAATGCCGATTTCATTCGTCGAACCGAAGCGGTTTTTCACCGCCCGCAAAATGCGGTACGTATGATGCCGTTCCCCTTCAAAATAAAGAACCGTATCGACCATATGCTCGAGCAGACGCGGCCCGGCGATCGCCCCTTCTTTCGTCACATGGCCGACAATGAAAATCGCGATGCCTTTCGTCTTGGCGATTTTCATCAGCTCAGCGGTGCACTCGCGCACTTGGGCGACGCTGCCCGGCGCCGACGTAATATCCGTCCGGTACACCGTCTGAATGGAATCGACAATCACACAGGCAGGCTGAATCGTTTCAATCGCTGCTACAATATATTCCAAATCCGCCTCCGCTAACACATACAGTTGATTGGACTCGGCATGGAGGCGCCCGGCGCGCAGCTTCACTTGCTTCACCGATTCCTCACCGGATATATACAACACCGTATGTCCGGCCGCGGCGAGCCGCGCTGATGTTTGCAGCAGTAACGTCGACTTGCCGATGCCGGGATCGCCGCCAATTAAGACAAGCGAGCCTTTGACGATTCCCCCGCCGAGCACGCGATTGAGCTCCGCACTGTTCGTTTCAATGCGCGGCTCTTGCGCCGCCGTAACGGCTGTAATCGGAACCGGTTTGGCCGGCCCCGATGGCTCAGAATGAAGAAACGCCCCGCGCGCAGCCGGTTTCGCTCGCTCAATTTCTTCAACGAACGAATTCCACGTTTGGCAGCCCGGACAGCGGCCGAGCCATTTGGCTGATTCATACCCACATTCTTGGCAAACAAATTTCGTTTTCTTTTTCACCATCCGTCTAACCCTTTCTACAACGGTTTCCATAGAAAAAAGGTATGGGCAGCAAGCTGCCGCATACCTTTTTTCTTTACACGACCGCCTGTTTCGACAACACAACAAACTCTCCATCCTTAACATCGACGGCGACTTTTTGCCCTTTGGCGATCGTGCCTTTCAATAATTCCTCAGACAAACGGTCCTCGATATGTTTTTGCAAGGCGCGGCGCAGCGGACGGGCACCGTATTCCGGATCAAACCCTTCGGCGGCAATTTTCTCAATGGCTGCCTCGGTCAGTTCAAGGTCAATATCTTGTTCTCTCAGCCGTTTCACAAGCGTATCGGCCATCAGGCGGACAATTTGTTTCAGATGGTCTTTTTCGAGCGAATGGAAGACGATAATTTCATCGATCCGGTTCAAAAACTCCGGACGGAACGCTTTTTTCAGTTCATCCATCACTTTGCTTTTCATGTCCTTATATTGCTGGTTCCCATCTTGAATGTTAAAGCCGACGTACTTGTTCCGTTTCAGCGCATCAGCGCCAACGTTGGACGTCATAATGATAATCGTGTTGCGGAAGTCGACCGTCCGCCCTTTCGAGTCGGTTAACCGCCCGTCTTCTAATACTTGCAGCAAAATGTTAAACACGTCTGGGTGCGCTTTTTCCATCTCATCCAACAGAACGACCGAGTATGGCTTGCGGCGCACTTTTTCGGTCAGCTGGCCGCCTTCTTCGTAGCCGACATACCCCGGCGGCGAACCGATGAGCCGCGATGTCGAGTGTTTTTCCATATACTCGGACATATCGATGCGAATGAGGGCATCTTCATCTCCAAACATTGCCTCGGCCAATGCACGGGCCAATTCCGTTTTCCCGACGCCGGTCGGGCCGAGGAAAATGAACGAACCGATCGGGCGTTTCGGGTCTTTGAGGCCAGCCCGGGCGCGGCGCACCGCTTTGGCCACCGCTTTGACCGCCTCGTCTTGGCCGACGACGCGCGAATGCAAAATTTCTTCCAGTTTCAACAGCCGCTCGGTTTCCGTCTCGGCCAGCTTCGATACCGGAATCCCGGTCCAACTCGAGACGACCGCGGCAATGTCTTCGACCGTCACTTCCAAATTTTCTTGGCCTTGTTTTTCTTTCCACGCACGTTTCGTTTCTTCAAGCTCTTCACGCAGCCGCTGCTCCATATCACGCAGCGACGCCGCTTTTTCAAATTCTTGGCTTTGCACGGCCGCATCTTTCTCTTTTCGCACTTCTTCAAGCTTTTGCTCCAGTTCTTTCAGTTTCGGCGGCGCCGTGAACGAACGGAGACGCACTTTCGAGCAAGCTTCATCAATCAAGTCGATCGCTTTATCCGGCAGGAACCGGTCGGTAATATACCGGTCGGAAAGTTTGACTGCCTGAATGATCGCCTCATCGGAAATCGAGACGCGATGATGCGCTTCATAGCGGTCGCGCAGCCCTTTTAAAATTTGGATTGATTCTTCCACCGTCGGCTCATCGACATGAATCGGCTGGAAGCGGCGCTCGAGCGCGGCATCTTTCTCGATGTATTTCCGATACTCATCAAGCGTTGTCGCGCCAATGCATTGCAGTTCCCCGCGCGCTAATGCCGGTTTTAAAATGTTCGACGCATCGATGGCCCCTTCGGCTCCGCCGGCGCCGATTAACGTATGAAGCTCATCGATGAACAAAATGATGTTACCCGCCTGGCGAATTTCGTCCATCACTTTTTTCAGCCGGTCTTCAAATTCGCCGCGGTATTTTGTCCCGGCGACAACCGTACCCATATCGAGCGTCATGACCCGTTTGTCGCGCAGCGTTTCCGGCACCTCGTTATTGACAATTTGCTGAGCCAATCCTTCGGCGATTGCTGTTTTCCCGACACCCGGCTCCCCGATCAGCACCGGGTTGTTTTTCGTCCGCCGGCTCAACACTTCAATGACACGCTGGATTTCTTTGCTCCGGCCGATGACCGGATCAAGCCGCCCTTCACGGGCGATCGCCGTTAAATCGCGGGCGAGGCTGTCAAGCGTCGGCGTGCTTACATGCGAGGCGCCTCCGCCGCCGTGCCCTGATACCGATTCATTGCTGCCGAGCAGCTGCAACACTTGTTGACGCGCCTTGTTCAAGCTCACCCCTAAGTTGTTCAACACGCGGGCCGCCACTCCTTCGCCCTCGCGGATCAGTCCAAGCAAAATATGTTCTGTGCCGACGTACGAATGACCGAGCTTCCGCGCTTCATCCATCGACAGCTCAATCACTTTTTTCGCCCGCGGCGTGTAGTGAATCGTGTGCGATACCTCGCTGCCGCGGCCGATGAGCGACTCAACTTCTTTCTGAATTTTATCCGGGCCAAGTCCGAGCGCCATGAGCGCTTTAGCAGCGATCCCTTCGCCTTCGCGGATCAGTCCGAGCAAAATGTGTTCCGTGCCAATATTGTTATGGCCAAGGCGAATGGCTTCTTCCTGCGCCAACGCCAGCACCTTTTGCGCCCGTTCCGTGAATCTGCCAAACATCATCGTTCATCACCCTCCATCTTTCTTCGTTCTTCCATCTTTAAACGTTCCCGAATTAACGCCGCCCGGCGGACATCCCGTTCCTCAGGGCGAAGCGCCCCGCCGGCATATTGCTGCAGAAAACCTGGCTGCGTTAAAATCATCAGTTCATTTAAAATGTTGCGCGGGATGTTTTTGATATATCCTAAATCGATCCCTAAACGCACATCTGACAAACATTGTGCCGCCTCTTTCGACTCGATGACGCGGCAGTTGGCCAATATGCCGTATGAACGGAACACCTTGTCTTCTAATTGTATGCCTAAAGTTTTCACTAATGCCTGACGGGCCGCTCTTTCTTGGGCGATCAGCTGCTGAACGATCGTATGCAAATCAGCGACAATGTCCTCTTCCGACTTTCCAAGCGTAAGCTGGTTGGAGATTTGGAATATATTCCCCAACGCCTCACTTCCTTCCCCGTATGTCCCGCGGACGACAAGTCCGAGCTGGTTGATGGCAGGGATAATGCGATTGATCTGTTGCGTCAATACGAGCGCCGGAAGATGCATCATCACAGACGCCCGCAGTCCCGTTCCGACATTGGTGGGGCAGCTCGTTAAATAACCAAGGCGCTCATCAAAGGCATAGTTGACGTGCCCTTCAATCCAATCGTCCAATCCACTCGCCGCCTCGAGCGCCTCAGCAAGCTGCAGCCCTGGAAATAAGCATTGGATGCGGATATGATCTTCTTCATTGATCATGATGCTAATTTCTTCATTTTCCGAAAGCAGGCAGGCGCCAAACGGGGAATCTTCCGCCAAATGCGGACTAATTAAGTGCTTTTCTACTAATACCCGTTTTTCAATCGGCTGAAGCTCCGACATTTTCAGCAGCTCAAAGCGGCCTGCCCCCCCGTATGAACGATGGGCAAACGTTCGTTCAAACAGAGCGACGATTTGTTTTGCTTCCTCGCTGTTAAACAGCGTCGGGAAGCGGAAATCAACAATATTGCGAGCCAGCCGGATGCGGCTGCTCAAAACGATGTCCGAATCTGGTCCCTCTTGGCTCATCCAAGAGCTGACCGCCGTATTGAAAAACTTCTCAAACGACATACCGCTACATCTCCCCCTCTCCGCGTTGGCGAAGTTCGTCCTCTAAAGAGCGGATTTGATCGCGCACTTCGGCTGCCCGTTCAAACTCCTCGCGGGCGACCAGCTCTTGAAGCTTTTGCTTCAGCAAAGCAAGCTGCTTGCGCAAATGGAGAACGCCGCCTTTTCGCTTCGGGATTTTCCCTGAGTGGGCGGTATTTCCGCTATGAAGCCGTTTCAAAATCGGCGGCAAGTAGCGGGCAAACGTCCGATAACAGTCCGCACAGCCGAACCGTCCAATTTGCGTGAACTGATGATACGTCATTTTGCACGTCTCACATTGAAGCAAATCCGGATTCGGAAACGCGTTCGCCGTCACTTCTTTCATCGGGGCTTGGAAGTTGAGCAGCCCTGCTAACAGGTTATTGAGCGGAAAGTCATCATTGCCATAGAGCATAAACATATGCCCATGCTCTTTGGCACACTGTTCACAAAGATGGAATTCCGTTTTTTCTCCATTGACAATTTTCGTAAAATGCATCGTCGCCGGTCGCTGCTTGCATTCTTGACAAATCAACGTCTCCCCCTCCCCTACTTGTACTTCAGCGACGTCAACATCGCCTTTAACATGCGCGCCCGCAGTTCATCCCGCTCGGGCAAGCCAATGTATAAAACGGAGCGGTCCATCACGCTTAACATCATTTTCGCCTCCCGCTCCGAAATCACCTTTTCTTCAACAAGACGTTTTACCACATCTTCAGCATTCGACTGGCTAATGCGGTGGCCAATGAGCTCGAGCAGCTGATCAATGAGCTGGGCCTCGCTTTTCGTCTTCACTTTCATGATGCGGATATATCCGCCGCCACCGCGCTTACTCTCGACGATATATCCTCTCTCAAGCGTAAACCGCGTATTGATGACATAGTTAATTTGCGATGGAACACATTGAAACTTATTAGCGATCTCGCTTCGTTTAATTTCCACGATATCTTGGTCGCTCATATTGAGTACTTGCTTTAAATATTGCTCAATAATGTCGGAAATGTTGGGCACTCTACCTCCCACCTTCCTCACAACCGAGCTGCTTGGCGATGAAACCAGCTGCCATCCAGTAACAGATGGCCTATAGAGAGAAACCGGCATCATCGCCTTCTTGTTGACTTTGACTATATTTGACCTTACTTTTACTATATAATGTATGATGAAAAATTGCAAGAGTTACGGGAGAAGTCAAACTAACTATAGAATATCCGTTTTTTCAGCTAACGAAACATCAGCCTGCTGATAAACGAAAAAGCACGTCTTTTTTCCTAAAGGAAAAGACGTGCTTCTTTGTTTGGCCTAGCAGCGACCTACTCTTGCAGGGGCGCTGGCCCCAACTACCATCGGCGCTGGAGAGCTTAACTTCCGTGTTCGGGATGGGAACGGGTGTTTCCTCTCCGCTATCACCACTAGGCGATATAATGTTGTGGGATCATTCCCTCAAAACTAGATAACCGTGTGGGGGAAGAAGCCGCGGCGCTTCCGCTTTTTGTCTAGCTCCGGCCGCCATCGGCTCGCGACGCTTCGGTCCTGCTGCGGCGGCGACACATTGCATACGCTCCTGTGACACCACCCACGCAGAACCAAGCTTTGCTTGGTTCGAGCCTCCTCGCAGGCCCTCCAGCGCGTTTCGCCGGTAGGCAGGCGGCCTCTGCTTTTCTAGGTTAAGCCCTCGATCGATTAGTATCCGTCAGCTCCACGTGTCGCCACGCTTCCACCTCGGACCTATCGACCTCGTCATCTTCGAGGGATCTTACTCGCCTAACGCGATGGGAAATCTCATCTTGAGGGGGGCTTCACGCTTAGATGCTTTCAGCGCTTATCCCGTCCGCACATAGCTACCCAGCGGTGCCCCTGGCGGGACAACTGGTACACCAGCGGTGCGTCCATCCCGGTCCTCTCGTACTAAGGACAGCTCCTCTCAAATTTCCTGCGCCCGCGACGGATAGGGACCGAACTGTCTCACGACGTTCTGAACCCAGCTCGCGTACCGCTTTAATGGGCGAACAGCCCAACCCTTGGGACCGACTACAGCCCCAGGATGCGATGAGCCGACATCGAGGTGCCAAACCTCCCCGTCGATGTGGACTCTTGGGGGAGATCAGCCTGTTATCCCCGGGGTAGCTTTTATCCGTTGAGCGATGGCCCTTCCATGCGGAACCACCGGATCACTAAGCCCGACTTTCGTCCCTGCTCGACCTGTCCGTCTCGCAGTCAAGCTCCCTTGTGCCTTTGCACTCTCCGAATGATTTCCAACCATTCTGAGGGAACCTTTGGGCGCCTCCGTTACCTTTTGGGAGGCGACCGCCCCAGTCAAACTGCCCACCTGACACTGTCTCCCACCCCGCTAAGGGGTGCGGGTTAGAATTTCAATACCGCCAGGGTGGTATCCCACCGACGCCTCCACCGAAGCTGGCGCTCCGGCTTCTCAGGCTCCCACCTATCCTGTACAAGCGATACCAAAATTCCATATCAGGCTGCAGTAAAGCTCCACGGGGTCTTTCCGTCCTGTCGCGGGTAACCTGCATCTTCACAGGTAGTATAATTTCACCGGGTCTCTCGTTGAGACAGTGCCCAAGTCGTTACACCTTTCGTGCGGGTCGGAACTTACCCGACAAGGAATTTCGCTACCTTAGGACCGTTATAGTTACGGCCGCCGTTTACTGGGGCTTCGGTTCGCACCTTCGCTTGCGCTAAGCGCTCCCCTTAACCTTCCAGCACCGGGCAGGTGTCAGCCCCTATACTTCGCCTTTCGGCTTCGCAGAGACCTGTGTTTTTGATAAACAGTCGCTTGGGCCTTTTCACTGCGGCTCTTCCAGGCTCTTCACCCGAAAGAGCACCCCTTCTCCCGAAGTTACGGGGTCATTTTGCCGAGTTCCTTAACGAGAGTTCTCCCGCGCGCCTTAGGATTCTCTCCTCGCCTACCTGTGTCGGTTTGCGGTACGGGCACCTCTTCCCTCGCTAGAGGCTTTTCTTGGCAGTGTGAAATCAGGGACTTCCGGATCGAATCCGTCGCCATCACAGCTTAGCCTTACGGCCAGCGGATTTGCCTACTGGCCAGCCTCACTGCTTGGACAGGCTCTTCCAGCCGCCTGCTCACCCTATCCTCCTGCGTCCCCCCATCGCTCAAACGGGAAGGAGGTGGTACAGGAATCTCCACCTGTTGTCCATCACCTACGCCTTTCGGCCTCGGCTTAGGTCCCGACTAACCCTGAGCGGACGAACCTTCCTCAGGAACCCTTAGGCTTTCGGCGCAGAGGATTCTCACCTCTGTTTTCGCTACTCATACCGGCATTCTCACTTCTAAGCGCTCCACCAGTCCTTCCGGTCTGGCTTCTCTGCCCTTAGAACGCTCCCCTACCGATGACCAACGGTCATCCCGCAGCTTCGGCGGCACGTTTAGCCCCGGTACATTTTCGGCGCAGAGTCACTCGACCAGTGAGCTATTACGCACTCTTTAAATGGTGGCTGCTTCTAAGCCAACATCCTGGTTGTCTTCGCAACTCCACATCCTTTTCCACTGAACGTGCACTTAGGGGCCTTAGCTGGCGATCTGGGCTGTTTCCCTCTTGACCACGGATCTTATCACTCGCAGTCTGACTCCCAAGGATAAGTCATTGGCATTCGGAGTTTGACTGGGTTCGGTAACCCGATGAGGGCCCCTAGCCCAATCAGTGCTCTACCTCCAACACTCTTACCTTGAGGCTAGCCCTAAAGCTATTTCGGGGAGAACCAGCTATCTCCAAGTTCGATTGGCATTTCACCCCTACCCACACCTCATCCCCGCACTTTTCAACGTGCGTGGGTTCGGGCCTCCAGCCGGTGTTACCCGGCCTTCACCCTGGACATGGGTAGATCACCTGGTTTCGGGTCGACGACGACGTACTCATGCGCCCTGTTCAGACTCGCTTTCGCTGCGGCTCCGCCTTCCTGGCTTAACCTCGCACGCCATCGTCACTCGCCGGTTCATTCTACAAAAGGCACGCCATCACCCATGAACGGGCTCTGACTACTTGTAGGCACACGGTTTCAGGTTCTCTTTCACTCCCCTTCCGGGGTGCTTTTCACCTTTCCCTCACGGTACTGGTTCACTATCGGTCACTAGGGAGTATTTAGCCTTGGGAGATGGTCCTCCCTGCTTCCGACGGGATTTCCCGTGTCCCGCCGTACTCAGGAGCCGCTCGGGAGGGAACGAAGTTTCGACTACAGGGCTCTCACCTTCTCTGGCCGGCCGTTCCAGACCGGTTCGTCTACCCCGTTCCTTTCTCACTCCCATATGAGCGGTCCTACAACCCCAAGAGGCACGCCTCTTGGTTTGGGCTGTTCCCGTTTCGCTCGCCGCTACTCAGGGAATCGCGTTTGCTTTCTTCTCCTCCGGGTACTAAGATGTTTCAGTTCCCCGGGTGTGCCCTCCATGCCCTATGGATTCAGGCATGGATCCTGTCCCATTACGGACAGGGGGTTCCCCCATTCGGACATCTCCGGATCAACGCTTGCTTACAGCTCCCCGGAGCGTTTCGGCGTTTGCCCCGTCCTTCATCGGCTCCTAGTGCCAAGGCATCCACCGTGCGCCCTTTCTAGCTTAACCTACAGCGTCTCGGCTTCTTCCTTTTGTGTATCGGTTATCTAGTTTTCAAGGAACGATTCGAAGGAATTCTCATTCCTTCAAAACTGAACGAAACGAAAGCGCGATTTGTTAATGGTCGGTCGTTCGCGGCCTTCCCTTTTCGTATTGTCTAGCTCCAGCGCCTGGCTCTCTTCTGCCAAATAACCTTCCCCCTCGGGGTGCAAGCACCCCTGCGGGTGAAGAACATTTGACTTCGAGAGCCAATCGCGGCGCTTCCGCTTTTCGTACTGTCTAGCTCCGGCCGCCATCGGCTCGCGACGCTTCGGTCCTGCTGCGGCGGCATAGCCTCCTCGCAGGCCCTCCAGCACGTTTCGCCGATAGGCGGGCGGCCTCCGCTTTTCGTCCTTAGAAAGGAGGTGATCCAGCCGCACCTTCCGGTACGGCTACCTTGTTACGACTTCACCCCAATCACTTGCCCCACCTTCGGCGGCTGGCTCCCGTAAGGGTTACCTCACCGACTTCGGGTGTTGCAAGCTCTCGTGGTGTGACGGGCGGTGTGTACAAGGCCCGGGAACGTATTCACCGCGGCATGCTGATCCGCGATTACTAGCGATTCCGGCTTCATGCAGGCGAGTTGCAGCCTGCAATCCGAACTGAGAGCGGCTTTTTGGGATTCGCTCCCCCTCGCGGGTTCGCAGCCCTTTGTACCGCCCATTGTAGCACGTGTGTAGCCCAGGTCATAAGGGGCATGATGATTTGACGTCATCCCCACCTTCCTCCGACTTTTCGCCGGCAGTCCCTCTAGAGTGCCCAACTGAATGCTGGCAACTAGAGGCAAGGGTTGCGCTCGTTGCGGGACTTAACCCAACATCTCACGACACGAGCTGACGACAACCATGCACCACCTGTCACCCTGTCCCCCCGAAGGGGGAACGCCCAATCTCTTGGGTTGTCAGGGGATGTCAAGACCTGGTAAGGTTCTTCGCGTTGCTTCGAATTAAACCACATGCTCCACCGCTTGTGCGGGCCCCCGTCAATTCCTTTGAGTTTCAGCCTTGCGGCCGTACTCCCCAGGCGGAGTGCTTATCGCGTTAGCTGCAGCACTAAAGGGGGTGACCCTCTAACACTTAGCACTCATCGTTTACGGCGTGGACTACCAGGGTATCTAATCCTGTTTGCTCCCCACGCTTTCGCGCCTCAGCGTCAGTTACAGGCCAGAGAGCCGCCTTCGCCACTGGTGTTCCTCCACATCTCTACGCATTTCACCGCTACACGTGGAATTCCGCTCTCCTCTCCTGCACTCAAGTCCCCCAGTTTCCAATGACCCTCCACGGTTGAGCCGTGGGCTTTCACATCAGACTTAAGGAACCGCCTGCGCGCGCTTTACGCCCAATAATTCCGGACAACGCTCGCCCCCTACGTATTACCGCGGCTGCTGGCACGTAGTTAGCCGGGGCTTTCTCGTGAGGTACCGTCACCGCGCCGCCTTGTTCAAACGGCGCTCCTTCGTCCCTCACAACAGAGCTTTACGACCCGAAGGCCTTCTTCGCTCACGCGGCGTCGCTCCGTCAGACTTTCGTCCATTGCGGAAGATTCCCTACTGCTGCCTCCCGTAGGAGTCTGGGCCGTGTCTCAGTCCCAGTGTGGCCGGTCACCCTCTCAGGCCGGCTACGCATCGTCGCCTTGGTGAGCCGTTACCTCACCAACTAGCTAATGCGCCGCGGGCCCATCCGCAAGTGACAGCCAAAGGCCGCCTTTCAACCGAAGACCATGCGGTCTTCGGTGTTATCCGGTATTAGCTCCGGTTTCCCGGAGTTATCCCGGTCTTGCGGGCAGGTTGCCCACGTGTTACTCACCCGTCCGCCGCTGACCAAACAAGAGCAAGCTCTCATTCGGTCCGCTCGACTTGCATGTATTAGGCACGCCGCCAGCGTTCGTCCTGAGCCAGGATCAAACTCTCCAATAGAAAGTTGATTGGCTTTGGCTTCGGCCTCAGCACCAAAGGCGCCGCGGCCTCAGCTTTTCGTATTGTCTAGCTTCGGCCGCCATCGGCTCGCGACGCTTCGGTCCTGCTGCGGCGGCGATAGCCTCCTCGCAGGCCCTCTAGCGCGTTTCGCCGATAGGCGGGCGGCCTCAGCTTTTCGTTGCGCTTCGTTTCGTTCAGTTTTCAAGGAACGAGGATGGAGCCTATCGGGATCGAACCGATGACCTCCTGCGTGCAAAGCAGGCGCTCTCCCAGCTGAGCTAAGGCCCCGTATATCCACTATCGGGAAGACAGGATTTGAACCTGCGACCCCATGGTCCCAAACCATGTGCTCTACCAAGCTGAGCTACTTCCCGCTAACGCGCTCGAGAGGATTCGAACCCCTAACCTTCTGATCCGTAGTCAGATGCTCTATCCAATTGAGCTACGAGCGCAAGTGCCGAGGGCCGGACTCGAACCGGCACGGTAGTTACCTACCCCAGGATTTTAAGTCCTGTGCGTCTGCCAATTCCGCCACCCCGGCTAATAGGCAAATAAATGGAGCGGAAGACGGGACTCGAACCCGCGACCCCCACCTTGGCAAGGTGGTGTTC
Proteins encoded in this region:
- a CDS encoding PIN/TRAM domain-containing protein; translated protein: MVKRVVQLFFLAVGGTLGAMFLPDLLELLNVSDMPLVNNSYTLAVLGAVVFFLLTFWLVDYVVDMVRWAEETLVKAPAADVLFGSIGLIFGLIIAFLVVMPLQSFRIQVLNTVLPIFLTVLLGYLGFRVGLKKRNELMNLFSLSNRMTKKKGGEVENEAPKGGAVKILDTSVIIDGRIADICQTGFLEGPLVIPRFVLEELQHIADSSDVLKRNRGRRGLDILNRIQKEMAMKVEIHEADFSDVQEVDSKLVKLAKQLQGVVVTNDFNLNKVCELQNVRVLNINDLANAVKPVVLPGEELNVHVIKDGKEHNQGVAYLDDGTMIVVEDGKEYIGKRVDVLVTSVLQTSAGRMIFAKLKLLQKAL
- the radA gene encoding DNA repair protein RadA; amino-acid sequence: MVKKKTKFVCQECGYESAKWLGRCPGCQTWNSFVEEIERAKPAARGAFLHSEPSGPAKPVPITAVTAAQEPRIETNSAELNRVLGGGIVKGSLVLIGGDPGIGKSTLLLQTSARLAAAGHTVLYISGEESVKQVKLRAGRLHAESNQLYVLAEADLEYIVAAIETIQPACVIVDSIQTVYRTDITSAPGSVAQVRECTAELMKIAKTKGIAIFIVGHVTKEGAIAGPRLLEHMVDTVLYFEGERHHTYRILRAVKNRFGSTNEIGIFEMRDIGLREVENPSEVFLEERSRGAAGSTVVAAMEGTRPVLVEIQALVSPTSFGNPRRMATGLDHSRVSLLMAVLEKRVGLLLQNQDAYLKVAGGVKLDEPAIDLAVAVSIASSFRDRPTNPADVIIGEVGLTGEVRRVSRIEQRVQEAVKLGFSRVIVPNNNLTGWQPPAGVNVIGVSHVAEALEHTML
- the clpC gene encoding ATP-dependent protease ATP-binding subunit ClpC, which codes for MMFGRFTERAQKVLALAQEEAIRLGHNNIGTEHILLGLIREGEGIAAKALMALGLGPDKIQKEVESLIGRGSEVSHTIHYTPRAKKVIELSMDEARKLGHSYVGTEHILLGLIREGEGVAARVLNNLGVSLNKARQQVLQLLGSNESVSGHGGGGASHVSTPTLDSLARDLTAIAREGRLDPVIGRSKEIQRVIEVLSRRTKNNPVLIGEPGVGKTAIAEGLAQQIVNNEVPETLRDKRVMTLDMGTVVAGTKYRGEFEDRLKKVMDEIRQAGNIILFIDELHTLIGAGGAEGAIDASNILKPALARGELQCIGATTLDEYRKYIEKDAALERRFQPIHVDEPTVEESIQILKGLRDRYEAHHRVSISDEAIIQAVKLSDRYITDRFLPDKAIDLIDEACSKVRLRSFTAPPKLKELEQKLEEVRKEKDAAVQSQEFEKAASLRDMEQRLREELEETKRAWKEKQGQENLEVTVEDIAAVVSSWTGIPVSKLAETETERLLKLEEILHSRVVGQDEAVKAVAKAVRRARAGLKDPKRPIGSFIFLGPTGVGKTELARALAEAMFGDEDALIRIDMSEYMEKHSTSRLIGSPPGYVGYEEGGQLTEKVRRKPYSVVLLDEMEKAHPDVFNILLQVLEDGRLTDSKGRTVDFRNTIIIMTSNVGADALKRNKYVGFNIQDGNQQYKDMKSKVMDELKKAFRPEFLNRIDEIIVFHSLEKDHLKQIVRLMADTLVKRLREQDIDLELTEAAIEKIAAEGFDPEYGARPLRRALQKHIEDRLSEELLKGTIAKGQKVAVDVKDGEFVVLSKQAVV
- a CDS encoding protein arginine kinase, with translation MSFEKFFNTAVSSWMSQEGPDSDIVLSSRIRLARNIVDFRFPTLFNSEEAKQIVALFERTFAHRSYGGAGRFELLKMSELQPIEKRVLVEKHLISPHLAEDSPFGACLLSENEEISIMINEEDHIRIQCLFPGLQLAEALEAASGLDDWIEGHVNYAFDERLGYLTSCPTNVGTGLRASVMMHLPALVLTQQINRIIPAINQLGLVVRGTYGEGSEALGNIFQISNQLTLGKSEEDIVADLHTIVQQLIAQERAARQALVKTLGIQLEDKVFRSYGILANCRVIESKEAAQCLSDVRLGIDLGYIKNIPRNILNELMILTQPGFLQQYAGGALRPEERDVRRAALIRERLKMEERRKMEGDER
- a CDS encoding UvrB/UvrC motif-containing protein; translated protein: MICQECKQRPATMHFTKIVNGEKTEFHLCEQCAKEHGHMFMLYGNDDFPLNNLLAGLLNFQAPMKEVTANAFPNPDLLQCETCKMTYHQFTQIGRFGCADCYRTFARYLPPILKRLHSGNTAHSGKIPKRKGGVLHLRKQLALLKQKLQELVAREEFERAAEVRDQIRSLEDELRQRGEGEM